The sequence TCTCCTGTACCTATGGTGATAAGTAAATCTTATAAAGAAAGACAAGCTAGTAGCTTTTCACGCATCATCTCAAAATTTTTGAAGCCATAGCTTTGACGAAGAATTAATTTGATCCGGTTATTTAATCCCTCCATGACTCCACTGGTTGTTCGATTAATAAAATA comes from Planktothrix sp. FACHB-1365 and encodes:
- a CDS encoding transposase, translated to MNRTTSGVMEGLNNRIKLILRQSYGFKNFEMMREKLLACLSL